ATTTTATATGTTTGGCATTATGATGCCGAGCACTAAAAAAAAGTGAAGCCTGGATATTCAGTTACGCTTCGTGCGCAATAGATAATAAGTAAATAAAGTCATAAAAAGATAGAACCTATGGAAAACTTGTTTTCTAAAAGAGTGAGAAGCTTAGGAATCAGTCTCCTGATGTTATCAGGCTGTGCTGTTGGCCCTGATTTTAAGGAACCAGAGGCACCTAGAATTGAATCCTATGACCAAGACGGCTTGCCAGATGCGATTGATATAGACGGTAAAGCTTTTCAAAATCAACGTTTTCTTATCAATGAATCTATACCTGAAGACTGGTGGACGCTCTTTAATTCAGATGCTCTGAACGATCTTGTGATGCAAGGGATGAAGAATAGTCCCACGGTTCAATCGGCTGAAGCAGCGCTTTTAAGTGCTCAAAATAAATTGATGGCAGCAGTTGGTTCTGACTATTTTCCTGAAGTGAATGCCAATTTTTCTCCAAAACGGTTACGTACGTCAGGCGCCGGGAGCGGGCTAACGCAATTTCCCCCCAAAGTTTTTAGTTTGCAGCATGCATCCGTTGACGTATCTTATATTCTTGATGTCTTTGGCGGATTGCGACGTCAAGTTGAAGCAGTTGAAGCCGATGTTGAGAACCAACAGTATTTGCTACAGGCTGCTTATTTAACTCTGGCGAGCAATATCGTGACTAATGTTGTGACTGAAGCTTCACTGAGGGAACAAGTTGAAGCTAGAACACGGGATATTGAGGCAAGCGAAAAAATTCTTGCGATCACTCAAAAACAATATGATTTGGGAGCTGTTTCTAAAACTGATGTTTTGAATGCTCAAAATCAACTCGAACAACAACGTTTAACGCTTCCATCCTTGCAGCAAAAGCTGACACAAAATCGTAATGCTCTGGCCGTTTTGGTAGGAGAGCTTCCTGGTCAAAAAGAACTGCCTGTGTTTACATTTGATGCGTTAGATTTGCCCCATGAAATTCCTGTGTCTTTGCCGTCTGAGTTGGTGAAACAACGTCCTGATATCAAATCAGCAGAGGCACAATTGCATAAAGCGAGTGCCAATATTGGAGTAGCTACAGCAAATCTTTTTCCCAAGCTAACATTGACAGGAAGTGTAGGAAGTGAATCAAGTAGGGGGAGGAATTTGTTTAGTTCAGCAGCGAGCATTTGGTCAATCGGAATGCAAATATTACAGCCAATTTTTAAAGGAGGTGCTCTGCTTTCATTAAGAGAAGCTGCAATTGCGGACTACAAAAATGCATTAGCGCAATATCAACAAACTGTCTTGCAAGGATTTCAAAATGTGGCAAATACTTTAAAAGCCTTGCAAAATGATGCAAAGAGTTATGAAGCTAGTAAAATAGCTGAATTAGCAGCTTTTCAGACACTTGAGATTACACAAAAGCAATATGATTTAGGAGCAGTGAATTTTACGACTCTTTTGAATATTGACAGACTCTATCAACAGGCACGTGCAGCGAGAGCTATTGCTCAAGCAGCACGATACAACGATACAGCAGCGCTTTTCCTTTCGATGGGAGGAGGGTGGTGGCACGCCTCAAACAAGAACAGCGAAAGCGAAGTGGAGAAATAACCATGAAATTGGCTTTAAACAAACGTATGATCATAATGCTTGTTGGCGTTGCTATACTCTTTGGAGGGATTTTTGGGTATCACGTTTTTACTGCGATGATGTTTAAGAAATTCATGAGTGCAGGAGGATATCCTCCTGAAACCGTAGCTGTACAAAAGACTAAACTAGAGCCTTGGCAACCAAAAATTTCAACAGTGGGCACTTTGAAATCGCGGAATGGCGTTGATGTGACAACGGAAATCACTGGTCTTGTAAAAAAAATTCATTTTGAATCAGGCGCCCAGGTGAAGCGTGATGATTTGTTAGTAGAGCTTAATGCTGACTCGGATATTGCTCAATTGCAGTCTTTAGAAGCAACAGCTGCTTTGGCAAAAGCCACCTATGAACGTGACAAAGCTCAATACGCTATTAATGGCATTAGTAAAGCAGCGCTTGAAGCTAGCGAAGCAGATCTAAAAAGCAAAGAAGCGCAAGTTAAGCAACAGGCAGCCGTCGTAGCTAAAAAAAACATACGGGCACCCTTTAGCGGAAAGTTAGGCATTTCCGCCATTAATGATGGGCAATACATGAATCCTGGTGATAAAATTGTTTCATTACAGACTTTAGATCCCATTTTGATTGATTTTCATGTGCCACAAAAGTTTGTCTCAGAGGTGCGTGTTGGACAAAAAATTACAGTGACTCTGGATAGCTACCCTGATCAAAAATTTCAGGGGAAAATAACTTCAATGGATCCAATAGTGAATCTATCGACGCGCAATCTTCGACTTGAAGCAACGATTAGTAATCGAGATGGTAAGCTAATTCCGGGTATGTTTGGGAATGTTGAAATTCAAATTGGTGCTGCAAAGAATAACCTGACGATCCCTCAGACAGCTATTGCCTATAACCCTTATGGCGATGTCGTCTATGTTGTTAAAGTAGATGAAAAATCTGAAAAAGGTCATGAAATCATGACGGCACATCCTGTATTTGTGACTGTTGGCGAAACACGAGGTGATCAAGTCGCTATTTTAAAGGGATTGGAAGAAAATATGATGATAGTCATTTCAGGAAGTCATAAACTTAAGAATGGCAGCCGGGTTGTGATTGACAATACAGTTTTGCCCTCTAATGAAGCTGCTCCGACGCCGCCAGATGATATAGAGTAAAAAATGAAATTAACTGATTTATTTATTCATAGACCGGTTTTATCAACGGTTATCAGTTTGTTGATCTTAGCTTTAGGCTTAAGGTCCATGAATTTGCTTCCCGTGCGTCAGTATCCTTTTACGCAAAATGCAGTTGTAACTATAACAACATATTATACGGGTGCTGATCCTAGCGTGATTGCGGGTTTTATCACAACCCCACTGGAAAACTCAATAGCACAAGCGAACGGAATTGATTACCTGACTTCGTCCAGCACACAAGGGACAAGCACAATCCAGGCAAATCTTAGATTAAATTATGATCCAAACAAGGCTCTGAGCGAAATCACAACTCAGGTTAATGCTGTCCTTAACCAGTTACCAAAAGACGCGCAGCAACCTGAACTTAAGGTTGCGATCGGTGAAACGCTCTCTTCCATGTACATTGGATTTAATAGTGATGTGTTACCGAGCAATAAAATCACTGACTACCTTATCCGCGTTGTCCAACCAAAATTACAAGCTGTGCAAGATGTGCAGACTGCTGAAATTTTGGGCGGGAGATATTTTGCTATGCGCGCGTGGTTGGATCCAGTGAAGATGGCAGCTTATGGATTCACTGCAGCTGATGTTTCAAAAGCATTAGCTGTAAATGACTTTATTACTGCGCCTGGTCGCACCGATGGTGAGATGATCACCGTAAATATGACGGCAGATACAGATTTGCATTCAGTTGAAGAATTTAGCAATTTGGTCTTAAAATCGGAAGGTGATTCACTTGTTCGATTAAGAGACGTAGCCAATATTTCTTTAGGTTCTGATAACTATAATTCAGTTGTTAGTTTTGATGGAAAAAAAGCAGTCTATATTGGTATTAAAGTGGCTCCCGCTGCTAACCTTTTAACAGTGATTGAAAATATTCGAAAGATTTTTCCAGAGATTCAGGCTCAATTTCCTGAAGGGTTAAATGGTAGGATTGTTTACGATGCCACAAAATTCGTAAATAGTTCCATTACAGAAGTGCAACACACACTTTTCGAAGCCGTTGGCATCGTAACGCTCGTCATTTTTCTTTTCCTAGGGACTCTTCGGTCAGTTTTAATTCCTGTTGTTGCGATTCCTCTCTCTTTGATTGGTGCGTTTTTTATTATGCTGGCTTTTGGATACTCTATCAATCTATTGACTTTATTGGCTTTAGTGTTAGCCATTGGTCTTGTGGTAGACGACGCAATTATTGTAGTGGAAAACGTGTATCGTCACATCGAAGAAGGAAAGTCTACCTTCGATGCGGCAATTCAAGGTGCTAGAGAATTAGCTAATCCCATCATCGCTATTACTGTCGTTTTGATTGCAGTATACGTTCCTATTGGATTTATGGGAGGATTGACTGGCGCTTTATTCACTGAATTTGCCTTTACGCTCGCAGGTGCTGTGGCTATTTCAGCTGTGGTAGCATTA
The sequence above is drawn from the Candidatus Nucleicultrix amoebiphila FS5 genome and encodes:
- a CDS encoding efflux transporter outer membrane subunit; amino-acid sequence: MLSGCAVGPDFKEPEAPRIESYDQDGLPDAIDIDGKAFQNQRFLINESIPEDWWTLFNSDALNDLVMQGMKNSPTVQSAEAALLSAQNKLMAAVGSDYFPEVNANFSPKRLRTSGAGSGLTQFPPKVFSLQHASVDVSYILDVFGGLRRQVEAVEADVENQQYLLQAAYLTLASNIVTNVVTEASLREQVEARTRDIEASEKILAITQKQYDLGAVSKTDVLNAQNQLEQQRLTLPSLQQKLTQNRNALAVLVGELPGQKELPVFTFDALDLPHEIPVSLPSELVKQRPDIKSAEAQLHKASANIGVATANLFPKLTLTGSVGSESSRGRNLFSSAASIWSIGMQILQPIFKGGALLSLREAAIADYKNALAQYQQTVLQGFQNVANTLKALQNDAKSYEASKIAELAAFQTLEITQKQYDLGAVNFTTLLNIDRLYQQARAARAIAQAARYNDTAALFLSMGGGWWHASNKNSESEVEK
- a CDS encoding efflux RND transporter periplasmic adaptor subunit codes for the protein MKLALNKRMIIMLVGVAILFGGIFGYHVFTAMMFKKFMSAGGYPPETVAVQKTKLEPWQPKISTVGTLKSRNGVDVTTEITGLVKKIHFESGAQVKRDDLLVELNADSDIAQLQSLEATAALAKATYERDKAQYAINGISKAALEASEADLKSKEAQVKQQAAVVAKKNIRAPFSGKLGISAINDGQYMNPGDKIVSLQTLDPILIDFHVPQKFVSEVRVGQKITVTLDSYPDQKFQGKITSMDPIVNLSTRNLRLEATISNRDGKLIPGMFGNVEIQIGAAKNNLTIPQTAIAYNPYGDVVYVVKVDEKSEKGHEIMTAHPVFVTVGETRGDQVAILKGLEENMMIVISGSHKLKNGSRVVIDNTVLPSNEAAPTPPDDIE